The following proteins are co-located in the Peromyscus maniculatus bairdii isolate BWxNUB_F1_BW_parent chromosome 23, HU_Pman_BW_mat_3.1, whole genome shotgun sequence genome:
- the Nupr2 gene encoding nuclear protein 2, giving the protein MDPPARPSVSRPRARGRPPPPPPPPPETLPTAGFDDELYDCLDYYYLRDFPASGAGRSKGRTRREQQLRTNHTVPGGHERKVAQTLINGQRKRRQRQLQPRPRTRLT; this is encoded by the coding sequence ATGGACCCGCCAGCTCGTCCTTCCGTCTCCCGCCCTCGGGCTCGtggtcggccgccgccgccgccgccgccgccgccggagaCGCTGCCCACTGCGGGCTTCGACGACGAGCTCTACGACTGCCTGGACTACTACTACCTGCGTGACTTCCCGGCCTCTGGAGCTGGCCGCAGCAAGGGCCGGACGCGGCGCGAGCAGCAGCTGCGCACCAACCACACGGTGCCAGGCGGCCACGAGCGCAAGGTGGCGCAGACCCTGATCAACGGGCAGCGCAAGCGGCGCCAGCGCCAGCTGCAACCGCGGCCCCGCACGCGCCTCACCTGA
- the LOC102911752 gene encoding protein FAM200C-like yields MPRGSGSGSSRVAPPASRAPPMRAVPRQAPAAHPPAAAAPSAVGSPAAAPRQPGLMAQMATTAAGVAVGSAVGHTLGHAITGGFSGGGSAEPARPDITYQEPQGTQLVNQQSFGPCSLEIKQFLECAQNRDVKLCEGFNEVLQQYRIANEGHPPIMDRVEKKVKKRRYSEDFLQYGFTSKVTAGIEKPQCVICGDVLSAESMKPNKLKRHFDSKHLSFAGKDVSYFRSRADELKRARPDTGGAKYPRQNVIAVEASYLVALRIARTMKPHTFAEDLLLPAAKDGVRVMIGDEFVTQLSTVSLSNDTVRRRIDDMSADILNQVIEEIKAAPLPIFSIQLDESTDVANCSQLLVYVRYINDGDFKDEFLFCKPLETTATTQDVFDKVGSFLKEHKLSWEMIGGVCTDGAPALLGCQSGFQHLVLNASPKVIGTHCMLHLQTLAVKTLPQELQEVMKRVVGSVNFVKSSPLNSRLFSQLCLDVPDKALLFHTEGRWLSRGTLLKHVFELRDDLRMFFSQKARPQFEALFSNKSELQKIAYLVDIFAILNELSLSLRGPNATCLDLSEKIQSFQMKLQLWQKKLDENKIYMLPTLSAFFEEHDIEPSKRISMIISVKEHLHMLAGEISWYFPNLPDIPFALARSPFTVRVEDVPKTAQEEFIDLLNSDAARIDFSTLPVTQFWIKCLQPYPVLSETVLRLLLPFPTTHLCETGFSSLLVIKSKYRSRLAVENDLRCALAKTIPRISDLVKKKQSQPSH; encoded by the exons CCGGGCCCCTCCGATGAGGGCTGTTCCCAGACAAGCACCTGCAGCTCATCCTCCAGCAGCAGCTGCCCCATCTGCAGTGGGCTCCCCTGCCGCTGCCCCCAGGCAGCCAGGCCTGATGGCCCAGATGGCCACCACTGCAGCTGGTGTGGCTGTGGGCTCTGCAGTGGGGCACACCCTGGGTCATGCCATCACCGGGGGCTTCAGTGGAGGTGGTAGTGCTGAGCCCGCGAGGCCTGACATCACTTACCAG GAGCCCCAGGGAACCCAGCTGGTGAACCAGCAGTCTTTTGGGCCTTGCTCTCTTGAGATCAAACAGTTTCTGGAGTGTGCCCAGAACCGTGACGTCAAGCTCTGCGAGGGCTTCAATGAGGTTTTGCAGCAGTACAGAATTGCAAATG AGGGCCATCCCCCAATAATGGATCGTGTAGAGAAGAAGGTTAAGAAAAGAAGATACAGTGAAGATTTTTTACAGTATGGTTTTACCTCAAAAGTTACAGCAGGGATTGAGAAGCCACAGTGTGTTATTTGTGGTGACGTTCTCTCAGCGGAATCGATGAAGCCGAACAAATTAAAGCGCCATTTTGACAGCAAGCACCTGAGCTTTGCTGGCAAGGACGTCAGCTATTTTAGAAGCAGAGCTGATGAACTCAAGCGAGCCAGACCTGACACTGGCGGCGCCAAGTACCCCAGACAGAACGTAATAGCCGTCGAGGCTTCCTATTTGGTGGCACTCAGAATCGCCAGGACTATGAAACCTCACACCTTTGCTGAGGATTTACTGTTGCCAGCGGCCAAGGACGGTGTTCGAGTTATGATTGGAGATGAATTTGTTACGCAGCTGAGTACGGTTTCCTTATCTAACGACACTGTCCGCAGAAGAATAGACGACATGTCTGCCGACATCCTCAATCAGGTAATCGAGGAAATTAAAGCTGCTCCACTGCCAATATTTAGTATCCAGCTCGATGAGTCGACCGACGTGGCAAACTGTTCACAGTTACTGGTTTACGTGAGGTACATTAATGACGGCGACTTTAAAGATGAGTTCCTCTTTTGCAAACCCCTCGAAACAACAGCTACTACGCAGGATGTATTTGACAAAGTCGGTTCATTTCTGAAAGAGCACAAGCTCTCGTGGGAAATGATCGGTGGTGTCTGCACAGACGGTGCTCCGGCCCTGCTAGGATGTCAGTCTGGATTTCAACACTTGGTACTGAACGCGTCACCCAAAGTCATCGGAACTCACTGTATGCTTCATCTGCAAACGTTAGCGGTGAAGACGCTACCCCAAGAGCTGCAGGAAGTCATGAAAAGAGTCGTAGGTTCGGTCAATTTTGTAAAGTCGAGCCCTTTAAACAGTCGACTGTTTTCCCAGCTGTGCCTGGACGTGCCAGACAAAGCTCTTCTATTTCACACCGAAGGGAGGTGGTTGTCCAGAGGAACCCTTTTAAAACATGTCTTTGAGCTTCGAGACGATCTCAGGATGTTTTTCAGCCAGAAAGCAAGACCACAGTTCGAAGCACTTTTCAGCAATAAAAGTGAATTGCAGAAAATAGCTTACTTGGTGGACATCTTTGCCATCCTGAATGAGCTCAGTTTATCACTGCGAGGACCAAATGCAACCTGCCTCGATTTGTCCGAAAAGATCCAGTCCTTCCAAATGAAACTTCAGCTTTGGCAAAAAAAGCtggatgaaaataagatatacatgCTGCCTACCTTATCTGCTTTCTTTGAGGAGCATGACATTGAACCCTCCAAAAGGATCTCAATGATCATTTCTGTCAAAGAACACTTGCACATGCTTGCAGGAGAAATTTCCTGGTACTTTCCAAACCTACCTGACATCCCGTTTGCCCTTGCCAGGAGCCCATTCACGGTCAGAGTGGAAGATGTTCCCAAGACAGCCCAAGAGGAGTTCATTGACCTTCTGAACAGCGACGCAGCGAGGATTGATTTCTCAACACTTCCAGTTACCCAGTTCTGGATCAAGTGTTTGCAGCCCTACCCTGTTCTGTCCGAGACAGTGTTGCGCCTCCTCCTTCCATTTCCCACTACACATCTATGTGAAACGGGGTTTTCCAGCTTGTTAGTGATCAAGTCTAAGTACAGAAGTAGACTCGCCGTGGAAAATGATCTTCGCTGTGCTCTGGCAAAGACCATCCCCAGAATTTCTGACCTAGTGAAAAAGAAGCAGTCTCAACCTTCACACTGA